The proteins below come from a single Esox lucius isolate fEsoLuc1 chromosome 7, fEsoLuc1.pri, whole genome shotgun sequence genomic window:
- the si:ch73-261i21.5 gene encoding zona pellucida-like domain-containing protein 1 — translation MGVNGQQKEARFSFEVFRFVQDSNTTLSTFYLHCVSRLCERTVCISLRQNCTDNIRSIRKKREVQDTSVTNTATVSSGQIHIQLHSVGEQPSGNHTSVKWVVVAAGVIAALCISIAAFSAYRIIVPDQWAH, via the exons ATGGGGGTGAACGGGCAACAGAAGGAAGCTCGTTTCTCGTTTGAGGTCTTCCGTTTTGTCCAGGATAGTAACACAACACTGTCAACTTTCTACCTGCACTGTGTTAGCAGACTCTGTGAGAGAACCGTCTGCATTTCCTTACGCCAG AACTGCACAGACAACATCAGGAGCATAAGGAAAAAGCGGGAGGTTCAGGACACGTCTGTGACCAATACAGCCACAGTCAGCTCTGGCcaaattcacattcaacttCACAGTG TTGGCGAGCAGCCAAGTGGAAATCATACATCTGTGAAGTGGGTAGTTGTAGCAGCAGGGGTCATTGCTGCACTCTGTATCTCCATAGCAGCCTTCAGTGCGTACCGGATCATTGTGCCAGACCAATGGGCCCACTGA
- the LOC105006575 gene encoding histone H2A — MSGRGKTGGKARAKAKSRSSRAGLQFPVGRVHRLLRKGNYAERVGAGAPVYLAAVLEYLTAEILELAGNAARDNKKTRIIPRHLQLAVRNDEELNKLLGGVTIAQGGVLPNIQAVLLPKKTEKPAKSK, encoded by the coding sequence ATGTCTGGTAGAGGCAAAACTGGGGGAAAGGCTAGAGCTAAGGCAAAGTCACGTTCATCTCGCGCCGGGCTTCAGTTCCCCGTAGGACGGGTCCACAGGTTACTGCGCAAAGGGAACTACGCGGAGCGTGTGGGTGCTGGAGCTCCAGTGTAtttggctgcagttttggaataTCTAACGGCTGAGATCCTCGAGCTGGCTGGCAACGCTGCAAGGGATAACAAGAAGACAAGGATCATTCCCCGCCACCTTCAGCTGGCTGTCCGAAACGACGAGGAGCTCAACAAGCTTTTAGGTGGTGTCACCATCGCGCAAGGAGGAGTATTGCCAAACATTCAGGCTGTTCTCCTACCCAAGAAGACTGAAAAGCCAGCAAAGAGCAAGTAA